A single window of Methylacidimicrobium sp. AP8 DNA harbors:
- a CDS encoding MBL fold metallo-hydrolase, which produces MHRSQRPKKGRRNFLLDVLLPSLFARREGVRHSPSFPSLSEGQVCLTWVGHASFLVQTPRHNILIDPNWANWMLVIRRLKRAGIAIEDLPAIDLVLITHAHFDHLNRRSLREVATRQPAVVPSKVGSLVRGLGFDQVREMAWWDRWDFDGLSIVFTPARHWGARYLADSDRGYGGYALSYGGRTIYHCGDTAYFDGFPEIGRRIRPEIVLMPIGCYDQPSKRVSHITPEKAIQAFLELQGKILIPMHFGTYRMSYEPPHEPAYRLLVAASQAGILSQVHFLHEGLPRVF; this is translated from the coding sequence GTGCACAGATCCCAGCGGCCGAAGAAGGGGCGGCGGAACTTTCTGCTCGATGTCCTGTTGCCTTCGCTCTTCGCCCGCCGCGAGGGCGTACGTCACTCGCCGTCCTTCCCGAGCCTGAGCGAAGGGCAGGTCTGCCTCACTTGGGTCGGCCATGCGTCGTTTCTTGTCCAGACGCCTCGACACAACATCCTGATCGATCCGAACTGGGCCAATTGGATGCTCGTGATCCGCCGGCTCAAACGAGCCGGTATCGCCATCGAGGACCTGCCGGCCATCGACCTGGTGCTGATCACCCATGCGCATTTCGACCATCTCAACCGGCGCTCGCTCCGCGAAGTCGCCACCCGTCAACCCGCCGTAGTCCCCTCGAAGGTCGGCAGCCTCGTGCGCGGCCTCGGTTTTGACCAAGTGCGCGAGATGGCTTGGTGGGATCGCTGGGACTTCGATGGACTCTCCATCGTATTCACACCCGCCCGTCATTGGGGCGCCCGCTACCTCGCCGACAGCGATCGGGGATACGGGGGCTATGCGCTCTCCTACGGCGGCCGCACGATATACCACTGCGGCGATACCGCCTACTTCGACGGGTTTCCGGAGATCGGGCGGCGGATCCGACCGGAAATCGTCCTAATGCCGATCGGCTGCTACGATCAACCGTCGAAGCGCGTGTCCCACATCACGCCGGAAAAGGCGATACAAGCCTTTCTGGAGCTTCAGGGCAAGATACTCATACCCATGCATTTCGGAACTTATCGGATGAGCTATGAGCCGCCTCATGAACCGGCCTATCGGCTGCTCGTCGCCGCGAGCCAGGCGGGCATTCTTTCGCAAGTCCACTTTCTCCATGAAGGGCTCCCACGAGTGTTTTGA
- a CDS encoding MBL fold metallo-hydrolase translates to MWLRTRRDQKSSLSGRRRRRFPGLRSYPVLLLVAAQAVFLSFFPSSHAEAPGVLVRWYGHAFIYLIASSGIRIAIDPFGDETVHYHFPAALQADVVLISNEANDRSAGERIQGSPQVFRSVAATGTNNARGLLFRGITTFRDKSQGAIHGHNTAFVFDLDGIRFAHLGDLGHPLTPELQAEFGKVDVLFLPVGRDTLLVSELDKIASDLSARIIVPIAYRTELSGDLELRPLSEYLDSRPNIRWIDGSEFSLTASELPSAPMIYAFRGTP, encoded by the coding sequence ATGTGGCTAAGAACACGGCGCGACCAGAAGAGTTCTCTCTCCGGCCGCCGGAGGCGCCGCTTTCCCGGATTGCGGAGCTATCCAGTCCTCCTCCTGGTTGCCGCCCAAGCGGTCTTCCTATCCTTTTTCCCTTCGAGCCACGCGGAGGCGCCCGGCGTTCTCGTCCGGTGGTACGGTCATGCCTTCATCTATCTCATCGCCTCTTCCGGGATCCGCATCGCCATCGATCCGTTCGGGGATGAGACGGTCCACTACCATTTCCCGGCCGCACTCCAGGCTGATGTGGTCTTGATCAGCAATGAAGCGAACGATCGGTCGGCCGGCGAACGCATCCAGGGATCGCCTCAGGTCTTCCGCAGCGTGGCCGCCACGGGGACGAACAACGCCCGCGGCCTTCTCTTCCGAGGAATCACTACGTTTCGGGACAAATCCCAGGGAGCGATACACGGGCATAACACCGCTTTTGTCTTTGATCTCGATGGAATCCGCTTTGCGCACCTGGGGGACCTGGGACATCCTCTCACCCCGGAGTTGCAGGCGGAATTCGGCAAGGTGGACGTTCTCTTTCTTCCCGTCGGGCGGGATACCTTGTTGGTTTCCGAGCTGGACAAGATCGCGAGCGATCTTTCCGCGCGCATCATCGTCCCCATCGCCTACCGGACGGAGCTCAGCGGCGACTTAGAATTGCGGCCTCTCTCGGAATATTTGGACAGCCGCCCGAACATCCGGTGGATCGACGGTTCGGAATTTTCGCTCACCGCCTCCGAGCTCCCCTCCGCTCCGATGATCTACGCATTTCGAGGCACGCCGTGA
- the infA gene encoding translation initiation factor IF-1, whose amino-acid sequence MTTPNTIEVEGTIVTILPGTMFRVELDETQHQVLAHISGKMRKHFVRLTCGDRVKLEMSPHDLTKARILYRLDRPSPDGASERRSQRFPRGGRRS is encoded by the coding sequence ATGACTACACCGAACACCATCGAAGTTGAAGGTACGATCGTCACCATCCTTCCGGGCACGATGTTCCGAGTGGAGCTGGACGAAACCCAGCATCAGGTGCTCGCGCACATTTCCGGCAAAATGAGGAAGCACTTCGTCCGCTTGACGTGCGGAGACCGCGTCAAGTTGGAGATGTCGCCCCACGATTTGACCAAGGCGCGCATTCTCTATCGCCTGGATCGTCCCTCTCCGGATGGTGCATCCGAGCGCAGGAGCCAGAGATTCCCGCGCGGGGGCCGCAGGTCCTAG